Proteins encoded in a region of the Nitrospirota bacterium genome:
- a CDS encoding sulfurtransferase TusA family protein translates to MAETKIDKVLDVKGMVCPKPMIETKSALKSLEKGQVLQVITTDSSTKHSIPGLCEREGAKIIEMKEDAGNFTFIIQKQLQNTLTTEHTEK, encoded by the coding sequence ATGGCAGAGACTAAAATCGACAAAGTACTGGATGTTAAAGGGATGGTCTGTCCAAAACCTATGATTGAGACTAAGAGCGCCTTAAAATCGCTGGAAAAAGGGCAGGTCCTTCAAGTTATTACCACTGATAGCAGCACCAAACACAGCATTCCTGGGCTATGCGAAAGAGAGGGAGCTAAGATTATCGAGATGAAGGAAGATGCGGGGAATTTTACCTTTATAATCCAGAAGCAACTTCAAAATACGTTAACCACAGAGCACACAGAGAAATAG